A genomic region of Brevibacillus sp. JNUCC-41 contains the following coding sequences:
- the allB gene encoding allantoinase AllB has product MKFDLIIKNGNVVIEHTVEQLDIGILNGKIAEISKEIVGESAEIIDASHQYVMPGMIDAHVHICEPGRTEWEGFVTGTQALAAGGTTSFVDMPLNALPATTTKSSLHLKLKSAENKAYVDYALYGGLVPDNLEDLEDLSNEGVVAFKCFMATCGSEEIGDFKNVDDFTLYQGMKKLSELGHILSIHAENAELTDKLAIEKKKQGKTTARDYVESRPIFTEVDAVKRALLLGKETGCKLHFVHISSGEAVEEILKARKQGQEVTIESCPHYFMLDTETFEKIGPVAKCAPPLRSKTEQDKLWEALKEGKIDILTSDHSPCPPDMKQSTTNNMFDVWGGISGCQNNVDLMFDEAVKNRGVSVSEFSKMIATKPAEIFNLRNKGSIKVSYDADIILLDPNKSYTVKPEDLYYRHQQSPYVGRKINCRVTKTFVRGQLVFDFEKGIVGQPIGKFISAKSSFVKA; this is encoded by the coding sequence ATGAAGTTTGATTTAATTATAAAGAACGGAAATGTAGTAATTGAACATACAGTAGAACAACTAGATATCGGTATACTTAATGGTAAAATTGCAGAAATTTCAAAAGAAATAGTCGGAGAATCTGCTGAAATTATAGATGCTTCTCATCAATATGTCATGCCTGGGATGATAGATGCCCATGTCCATATTTGCGAGCCAGGAAGAACGGAGTGGGAAGGGTTTGTAACAGGAACTCAAGCACTAGCTGCAGGGGGGACAACTTCATTTGTTGATATGCCATTAAACGCTTTGCCAGCAACGACTACAAAGAGTTCACTGCATTTAAAATTAAAATCTGCTGAAAATAAGGCGTATGTTGATTATGCTTTGTATGGTGGATTAGTTCCTGATAATCTCGAAGATTTAGAGGACCTTTCTAACGAAGGTGTTGTGGCCTTCAAATGTTTTATGGCAACATGTGGTAGTGAGGAAATTGGAGATTTTAAAAATGTTGATGATTTTACTCTATATCAAGGTATGAAAAAACTATCGGAATTGGGGCATATTTTATCTATACATGCTGAGAATGCAGAGCTTACTGATAAACTGGCAATTGAAAAGAAGAAACAAGGGAAGACAACAGCAAGAGATTATGTCGAGTCCCGCCCAATTTTTACTGAGGTTGATGCTGTAAAACGTGCTTTGTTATTAGGTAAAGAGACTGGCTGTAAATTACATTTCGTTCATATTAGTAGTGGAGAGGCTGTTGAAGAAATCCTTAAAGCACGTAAACAAGGCCAAGAGGTTACGATAGAATCGTGTCCTCATTATTTCATGTTAGATACGGAAACCTTTGAAAAGATAGGACCTGTTGCGAAATGCGCTCCGCCGCTTCGTTCTAAAACAGAACAAGATAAATTATGGGAAGCTCTTAAGGAGGGGAAAATTGATATCCTGACTTCAGACCATTCCCCATGTCCTCCAGATATGAAGCAGAGCACCACAAATAATATGTTTGATGTGTGGGGAGGGATTAGTGGCTGCCAAAATAATGTTGATTTAATGTTTGACGAGGCTGTTAAGAATCGAGGGGTTTCTGTAAGTGAATTTTCAAAGATGATTGCGACAAAGCCTGCAGAAATATTTAACTTAAGAAATAAAGGAAGCATTAAAGTTTCCTATGACGCTGATATCATTCTCCTTGATCCAAATAAATCGTACACCGTTAAGCCAGAAGATTTGTATTACCGTCATCAACAAAGCCCTTATGTTGGAAGAAAGATTAACTGTCGAGTGACGAAAACGTTTGTAAGGGGACAACTAGTATTTGATTTTGAGAAGGGGATTGTAGGTCAGCCAATCGGGAAGTTTATTTCGGCAAAAAGTAGTTTCGTAAAAGCATAA
- a CDS encoding IclR family transcriptional regulator gives MVKSVDRALTIISLVSKRKEGIGVTELASNLDLNKSSIFRLLSTLVDHGFIEQNPETKKYRLGYKYLELSSMLLESIDLRTQAKPFLEELESHINEVIHLTVYDQGEVIYIEKLEGSETLRTHSQVGRRAPMHCTAVGKVILAHLPLNEIVDIIDKHGLPKHTEQTITDKESFFKELGKIRNEGIGREVEENEQGITCIAAPIFDNRKKITAAVSISGPSIRMTEERLTEIKPIIMDIGKKISKRLGYTDN, from the coding sequence ATGGTTAAGTCAGTGGATAGGGCGTTAACAATTATTTCATTAGTAAGCAAGCGTAAAGAAGGGATTGGGGTTACTGAGCTTGCCTCCAATCTAGATTTAAATAAAAGCTCTATATTCAGATTATTAAGTACTCTTGTAGATCATGGATTCATCGAACAAAATCCTGAAACTAAAAAATATAGATTAGGCTATAAATATTTAGAATTAAGTTCGATGCTGCTTGAATCTATTGACTTGAGAACTCAAGCTAAACCTTTTCTGGAAGAGTTAGAATCACATATTAATGAAGTGATCCACTTGACCGTATATGATCAAGGAGAGGTAATCTATATTGAAAAACTTGAGGGAAGTGAAACCCTTAGAACACATTCACAAGTAGGAAGACGGGCCCCAATGCATTGTACGGCAGTCGGCAAGGTAATCTTAGCCCATCTGCCATTAAATGAGATCGTAGATATAATTGACAAGCATGGTTTACCAAAGCATACTGAACAAACGATTACAGATAAAGAATCTTTTTTTAAAGAATTGGGGAAAATAAGGAACGAAGGTATTGGTAGAGAAGTTGAAGAAAATGAACAAGGAATCACCTGTATTGCAGCGCCAATTTTTGATAATCGGAAGAAAATTACTGCTGCCGTTAGTATTTCAGGACCAAGCATCCGAATGACTGAAGAAAGATTAACTGAAATTAAACCAATTATAATGGATATTGGTAAAAAGATTTCCAAAAGGCTTGGTTACACAGACAATTAA